CACAGGTAAACTATGATACTGTAATGACTACAGGGGACATTCACGTCATTGtaaaattatgtgttttttccctAGTCTCCGCAACTATCCAGGACCTGTTCAGTGAAGATTAACCCTCATTATTTTATACTCAGCCTGCATGTCAACTGTTACTGTAATGGGTTTATATCTTGTTGTCATAGtagcattttaaaaacagcaatcAACATGTCCTTCTCAATCTTCTCAGACCCCTGCAAGAAAAATCCAAGGCCATTTCAGCACTGGACATGCAGATTCACCTGTTACTATTGTTGTGGGCAGAGCTCACAAACAAAGGGTCGTACATGCAACTGGTGCTGCACCAAGACTGGTCACCAATACTGCTCTCCTTAAAAGgaatatgaaaatggatgagGACTTGACTGGTAattaccttctttttttttgtgtgtgtgtagagatgGAAAACAACCATTGTTAGTGATGTAATCTGGACTTCAATATTGTACCTACTTATAttgtgtgttgtgcttttcAGGAATTTCTGAAATGTTTAAAACCCCAGTAAATGAAAGGAAAAGGAGATCTGTGATCAATGAGGACAATGCCACAAAGACACCAGTGGGAGCTCTGGGCACATCTGTGGTAGAGCCATCAGTGTTGAACACACCAGAGGAGCCAGGTAAAGTGGttctttcaaaacaaacaataccACCGCACAAACCATTAAATTTGTGTTCTACTTAATCACTTAGGCTAAGGGATTTGTCAGATTAAGCCTGTTAGGTAATTAAATGTGCCTAATTTTACAGGCGAGATGATGGTGTCTCCACTGAGTGTTGCGTCCGcagtaaaagacagaaaatacaacAGTGAGGCAGTCCAACGCCTCCTTAATGATGATCAAGAATCTAGCTTCGTCAGTGATGTCCCTGCCTTGGAGATTCACTCTGATGATTCTGGCGAACAGCAGTGCACAGATATGAAGACAACCTCTCAAACAACTCCCAAACAGAAGCCAGAATTACCGGAGTGTCTCACTGGAGTGAAGAGGATCATGAAGACACCAAGGCAGAAGGCTGAACCTGTTGAGGACTTGAGAGGGAGACTTCTGAAAACTCCAAAGCAGAAACCTGAGCAACAGGAGTGTCTCACTGGAGTGAAAAGGATCATGAAGACCCCACGACAGAAAGCCGAGCCCATTGAGGACCTGAGAGGCAAGGTTTTGAAAACCCCCAAGCAGAAACTTGAACAACAAGAGTGTCTCACCGGAGTAAAGAAGATGATGGAAACTCCAAAACGGGAAGCTGAACCTGTGGAGGACATCAGAGTGGAACTTCTGACAACTCCCAAACAGGAGGCTGAACAACAAGAGTGCCTTACTGGAGTTAAAAGCATTTTGAACACCCCCCAACAACAAGCTGAATCTCATGAAGACCTTCAAGAAAAACCTGTAGAAACTCCCAAAGCTCTAGAGGCTGCTGATGTGAGTTTGGATGATGAGAAGGAACTTATGGAGACACCAGACCAAGTGCAAGAATCTGCTCCACAGACTGAAGCCACAGGACAACTGGAGACAAATGAGGTAGTGGAAGCATGTGCATCaacttttcattattttatcacaAGGATTAGTTTgaatttagtattttttttctcacagcgACTGACAGCTAAAGTGTGATCATTAATAGGAACAGTTTGGATTCAGCCATGTGACAAAGCAAACAATGAACCGAACACTGCAAAAAGCTTCTTACTGGGGTTGTTAATATTAGCAATTCTTTCACATTGCAGAAAGTCAATTGAATgaatatgaaaaacaaagagtTTGGTTCAGAGCTTAAACATGAGTGTCAGGTACTCACAGTTGAGCAAACTGCAGTTTCCTGCAGTCATTTCCTTGATAAAACACGAGTAAACATTTAGGCATATTTCGTTTTTCATCAGCACAGATCTGTAGAGATCAAAATCTGTGTACCAACAGACTGACAATATTAAATTTTATCAAGCTTCATGAGATTTGTTGTCTGCATGGATTACTTCGAAGTGAATGCTCATCGTCGAAattgtttttgatttattttttagcaGGTAGAAGATCAAACACCTCTGGATTGTGAAGAAGGCGCAGCAAAAGGTGAGTTGGTTCTTAAGTTTGATAACTATAATGGTAGATGAGTAATGAATGACTTCacttgggggggggggatgtAAGCTGCATTACAATGAAGAGCTGATCATTTCTGTGGTTTTATAGTCTTCTCTCCTCACGTAGAACTAGACTTTGCCCATGAGGAGCCACGAGGCGATGTCCCATCAGATGTGATTGCTCTCCATGATGACATAGAAAAGGGTATGTTGGCTATTTTAATTGGTTTGTTCTGTTAAAATTAAGTACAATAAGATAATGTTTAACAATGTCTGAAAACAGACTTTTAGAGATGTGCTGTCTCTAACATTATTGAAATTGTTTGTATTGATACACCTTGAAGATATGGAAATTCTGCTCTTAAACATTTTTACGTTGCTTTTGTTGGACTGCCTGAAAGAACCATAGCACAAATAATACTTCCTATGGAACCCTATTGTCAAAACATGTCTAAAACCTGATGCAAGTATTTCAACAGCTAAAAACTACCACAACTTATTTTTCTTGTATTCTTataattgtttttgtattattttagaAGAAGATGCAAAAGAAGTTGTCGTTGATGACCACGTAGAGGAGGTGCCAAGTGGACACAATAATAACGAATCATCAGATGCTTCGGAACCTCTCTCTGAACCAGCTGTAGATGAGATATCTGGGGAACAACCCAAAGTGGACACAGTGGATGAGACTTTATCTGAAGACAAACCTGAAGTGGACGCAGTAGATGAGAGTTCACCTGTAGAACAACCTGAAGTGGATGCAGTAGATGAGAGTTCACCTGTAGAACAAGCTGAAGTGGACGCAGTTGATGAGAGTTCACCTGTAGAACAAGCTGAAGTGGACGCAGTAGACGAGAGTTCACCTGTAGAACAAGCTGAAGTGGACGCAGTAGACGAGAGTTCACCTGTAGAACAACCTGAAGTGGACGCAGTAGACGAGAGTTCACCTGTAGAACAACCTGAAGTGGACGCAGTAGATGAGAATTCACCTGTGGAAGAACCTGAGGTGGAGACTGCTCCTGGAAAAGTCACAGAAATGGACACAACTGCCACGGATCCTGACCCTAAGAAGAAACCTGTTCGTGGCAGAAGGGCAAAAACAGTGGAACCTAAAGCACCTGAAGATGCTGTCGTCTCTGCTCCAgtcagaggaagaagagggaagAAGGCTGAAGCTACAGCACCACCTGCCATTGAAACTGCTCCTCAGGCACCTGTAACTGAGAGTTTACCTGAAGAGGAGACTTGCAAAGTCACCGAAACAGATGCAGCCATTGTTGAGAATAAATCTGTTAGAGGCAGAAGGGCGAAACTGGTGGAGTCTAAACCAGCTGATGATAATCAGGAGGCAGCAGAACACTCTGAAGAACCTGTTGCTCCAACCCCAGTCAAAGGAAGAAGGGGAAAgaaaactgaagctgctgctggacCACCTGCTGTTAGACAAACAACAAGAGGCAGAAATGCAAAGTCTCAAGAGAGCAATGATGTTGAGGTCACGGAGGAGAAAAGTGCCTCTCTGCCTTCCAAACCAACCCTTAAAGctagaagaggaagaaaagctTCTGATGATCAAGTGGAAACCGTCCAAGAGGTCGCCGCTGAAACTGAAATGGTGCCAGAACCTAAGAGTGAACAGAGCCCCCCAGTTGAAGTCAACATCGAAGCAAATGACAGTGCATCACCCCAGGAGAAGGCTGTGAAGCccaagagagggagaaaagctAAACAGCCTGAAGAACCAGTGCTAGAGCAGCAAGATTTACCCATTACTCAGAGTGAGGATGCTCCTGAAATGGACACAGCTAAAGGTATTtaatttttcttgtttttatttctgctgttgagTTGTTGGGCTAAACTGAAATCACCTAAAACTATTTCTGACCTCTAAAAcaaaagggagggagggacttTGGATAAATGGGTTTTCCATTCTCCATATAAATGCACAGTCATACACACAAATCCTGACTCGTATTAACTAATTTAACTAATCAGTCGTTTGACAGTTTAACCACTGTAAATGTAAAGGTAACATTTCTCCTTTGTTTTCTCCTATTATTTCAGAAGCAAATGCAAATGAAGTCTGCAGCGACCAGCTGGAGGTGGTGCCCAGTGCaagtgatgaaaataaattatcaGATGCCATGGAAACTGTTCCCCAGACGCCTGTAACTGAGAGCCTACCTGAAGTGGAGACAGCCACTTGCAAAGTCGCTGAAATGGATGCTGCTGTCGTTCAGAAGAAAACCGTTCGAGGCAGAAGGGCGAAACTGGTGGAGTCTAAATCGGCTGAAGATAAACAGGAGGCGGCAGAACACTCTGAGGATCCTGTCGTCTCTGCTccagtcagaggcagaagaGGGAAgaaaactgaagctgctgcaccAGCCGCTGTaagacaaacaggaagaggCAGAAATGCTAAGTCTCAAGAAATCATCTCTGAAGACAAACCTGAAGTGGACGCAGTAGTGGAGAGCTCACCTGTGGAACAACCTGACGTGGACGCAGTCGATGAGAATTCATCTGAAGAACAACCTAAAGTGGAGACTGCTACTGTAGAAGTCACAGAAATAGACACAACTGCCACGGATCCTGACCCTAAAAAGAAATCTGTTCGTGGCAGAAGGGCAAAAACAGTGGAACCTGAAGCAGCTGAGGATAAACAGGAGGCTGAAGATGCTGTTGTCGCTGCTCCAGTCAGAGGAAGACGAGGGAAGAAGGCTGAAGCTACCGCACCACCTGCTGTTAGACAAACAGGAAGAGGCAGAAATGCAAAGTCTCAAGAAAGCACCTCCGATGATAAACCTGAAATGGTACCAGAGACAGCTGCGGAAACAACACCCGTGACTGAGATTTCCATTGAAGTTGTGAGTGACCAGAGTGATCCTGCACCTTCTGTAGAGGAAGCTGTCGTGAAGCCTGTTCGAGGGAGGAAAACTAAACAAACACCAGTTGAGCCATCTCAACCAGAGCCAGAGAAAACTGAAGCTGTGAGTGACGAGCCTGTTGTGATAGACGCTCAGTCTGAAAAGTCCATTCCTACTGTTGCAAAGCccaaaagagggagaaagaccAAACCTGATACTGTTGAGCAAAATGAGGTGGCAGAATACACCGTTGTCGCCGTGGAGACCAAGCAGCAGTCTGAACCTCCAGTTAAGGCTAAGAGGGGAAGAAATGCCAAAAAGGAAGAAGTTGAGACTACTGAATTCCAGGAGCCGGCCAAAAAAGTGAGGAGAACCAAGAAGGCAGAGCAAGACCACGTAGAACCACAAGAAGAAGTCCAAACGGTTGAAAATGTTGTTCCAGAGGAGGCTGAAGCGACACTTGTTGCTGAACCAGTGAAGGTTGATGAACAGGCTACTGTGGCTGCGAAACCCAGGAGAGGAGGCCGGAAAGCAAAACAAGACACTGAGAGTGAAACTACTGTCGAACCCACTGAGGTCCCTGCGGTCAAACGTGGCAGGAGAGGAAAACAAGTTGCTGAAGAAGTTGCAGTCACTGCTGTGGTACCAGAAGAAAAACCTGAGCATGAGGTGGAGGCTGAAGAGAAGAAAGATGCCGAGCCAGACTCTCCAGTCGTTAAACAAAGCAGGGGAAGGGGGGCGAAAACATCTTCGAAAAATGAGGCTTCCCAAGCCATTCCAGCCAAGAGAGCTCGTCGAGGTGCAGCTCTTCCTGTCGAGGAGACCAACGCAGAAGTTTCAGAGCCTACATCAACTTCAGTAGAGCCTGCCAAAAGGGGGAGACGGGCAGCGGCAAAGCCCACAGCAGATGATGCCACCGAAGAGTCAAGCAGTGCTGTTGTggaagacacaaaaacatccaaaagATCCGTCAAGTGGAACGCAGATGTGGAAGTCTTTGATATTCCAAAAGCAACACCAGTGAAGGCAGCGCGAGGTAGGAAGTCCAAACTTGACACTGAAAGCAAAAATGTGTCAAAGGACGATGACAAAACTGAAGAGAAGGATCTCTCAGACAAAGTCATCGAAGCTCAGCCCGTCAAGAGAGCCAGGCGAGGGGCAAAGGTCGCTGATGTAACAGCAGAAGAGTCCACAAGCAAGGTGAAAAGTGTTGAGGCTGAGACACAGCCAAAAACCAGAAGAGGAAGACcagcaaagaaataaaaagcatCTGTATATAGTCTTAATCCCAATGACTTGTTTTCCCCCCATTTcccatttaacttttttttttttttgtacttgtcATTTTTATTAGATCGTACGGCATTTTATAAAGTAGTTTTATAGATGAAAATGacgcactgcctttttttttcctccaatacAGCAGGGAATCTTCTAACCATTTATATCGTGACAAGTTGTATGTTGTTCATTACTggttttgcaaatatttttatggtttaaaaaagtgatttattaaattttttgtaCGGTGGAAAAATTGGTCTGATTTGTCTTTGTCCTAACatttctctggtgctcatgcaTCAACATGTGGAGTTAAAATGGCTGCAATGGTAATTGTCCAAATGGCTTGAATATGGTTTACATATAGCATTGTGTAGGTACAGGTACtgctctggtgactgggctccATCAGTCATATTTTTGATAGTTACAGATAGTGCAGGTAAATGAGACTGAAAAggaaaatggcattacatttacTTTCATGGACAGCTTAGTGTGGGTGCAGGTCTGATTATATAAGATGAggcaaaaggaaaaataaaatgtgtttcatgtgCTGTCTATATTACTTAAAGAGAGGTATGTGAAATAGTGAATCAGCCATGTGTAAATTGGTTAATGCACTAGgggggttaaaataaaaatccataAAGGTTTTCTCTAAGACTGGGCCATAATGCATACTACAGTCAGtatgaaacaaactacattgaACAGTTTGATTATCCATCAGCACCTAAGacagaaatttttttttaatctgtaatCAATGCGATTATACATTTGAACCGTCTGAGTAAATAACACCAATACAAAACAGTTTATAAAGTCTCgtgaaaagaaacacatttttagtGTTTGCAGCACAAATGAACACAATTAAATTCCCCGGAACTTTGTGATAAAGCCGGAAAACAACCCGGACTGATTTTGGGGACGGACTCGAAACAAACGCAGGCTCAACGCTGGAGGGAGATTTGAGAGACGCATGGAGGGCAGTTGACCTCACACTTTGCTGTGACGACTTCAGTGGTCgatttatttctctcttttttttctcgaTAATAATTAATTTCTCTCCGTCATGGAGGNGGGGACGGACTCGAAACAAACGCAGGCTCAACGCTGGAGGGAGATTTGAGAGACGCGTGGAGGGCAGTCGACCTCACACTTTGCTGTGACGACTTCAGTGGTCgatttatttctctctttttttctcgaTAATAATTAATTTCTCTCCGTCATGGAGGCAGACAGCGACATACAGACGACGCCGAGAGGGTTCCACTGCTCCCTGTGCAAAGTCAGTTTACCAAACAGTAAGTAAGCTAACTTAGCCACATTTAACTTCTGTTTACAGGTGTCCATCGTTTATAGCGTAACTTTTTCTATCTTATGTAGTCCCGTTACAACGTTACTGTCACTTTTATAACAAAAGACATAAATGTCAGCGCCATGTGTTGTTAGAGCTGCTAGCTAACTTAATGTACTAGCCAAATACTTTTGGTGTCTTAGGCTGATGTTGGACAGAAATAAGCTAACAGATATAACGTTTAACAATAGCCCTATCTTATCAAAGGAAGGATAAAACAAGTTTTAACTAGTTTAAGTTTTTCTGGAGGTCTAAAATTGAGGACATAAAGGGGAGAAGGGTTTAGCTTTTACCTTGTAAGTATTGTatcacagaaaaatacaccCTGCCAGTTTCTTGTTGCTAAATTCACATACACACTTCCTACTCCTTTTGTAAACATATAGAAACTATTAATGTGAAATATCCAAAAGATTTTGGATTGCTCTAGATTGATTCACGTAATTCAGTTTACTCCTTTAACTTTAGGAATATTATTtgttattaattttattattctcaatgctaaaaaaaaaaaagaaaagaaagaaattatcATAGTCAGATCCTGATTTAtatcaattaattattttattattattattttttaaatcttctgGAATTCAAGGCTCCTCTCAAATCACTTAGTTTATTAAAAAAGCTTTTAGAAAATTTAGCAAATTTTTCTCCCCAAATCATCTGACTGAATATACCCATTTTCTCTATACTCCTgggtatctttttttttaaatttatttattttttattttaatttgttgaatgttcatttttatataattgtcttaaataattgttatttatttatacttatATACCTAGGTCatatctatatatgtatatatatatagatagatagatagatagatagatagatagatatccaaatcaagtttttttttttatatagcacatttaaaaacttatttaaaagaatgacacacaaataaatatgaatataaaatgtacacaaaacAGAATAACACTGGTAAGAACAATTATATatgttaacaaaaaaatatataaaatacaaaaatatttaaacccCTACAAACAACCCAAAGCCATTGAAACATGTACGTTTTAAGATAAAAAGTGTCAATGGAGGGGGAGGAAGGCTATTCCAAAGCAAAGGCACGATCTCCCTTACCCACCAGCCTCGATCATAGGGCAGTTAAAAGACAATGTTCTGAGGAGGATCTAAGAGGTCGGGAGTTGGAGTAGGGGCAGAGAAGTTCAGCAAAATACTGGGGTGCCAGCCGTTATGTATTAGATAAcatacatttgttgtgttttgtttttttgagcatGCTCCATACAGTTTAATCTTTGAAACTACTGTATTTCTTAAAAGAGTTTAATGTTATTGCTCGTACTTTAATTTTCCGCAGTACCAAGTGTGGAGCAGCACGTCAAAGGGCGGAAACACCAAACACTCAGCACTGTGCGGGCTACTAGGAAGACCCAGGAGCagcacagtgtgtttgtcagtggCATCAAGCCTGACATCTCTCAGACTGACATAGCAGAATACTTCCAGCAGTTTGGGCCGGTCTCTGATGTTATCATGGATAAAGACAAGGTCAGTCAGCTGTTTACAATGATATGCAGCTCATTTTAAATGATGTCCATAGCCCCACAGTGCTCGTCTGTACAGCATGTGTTCACGCCAACAGTGCTGATGGTCAGTTTCTTTGCAGCATATGGAAAGTGACTGATGAACCCCAATGTACTCTGACCAGATGTGTCCCTCTGCACTCAGGGTGTGTACGCCATCGTGCAGTTCACGGAGACCGACAGCATACAGGCGACCCTGTCCTGTGTCGAGCATCGGATGAAAGGCTTAAAGCTGCGTGTCAAACCACGGGAAAAGAAGGATTTCAAGTTGATTCCCAAGAAGAACGACCCCCAGAACCTCCAACAAGCTCTCGAACGTCTCAAACCTCAGCTGTGCCAGTTGGTGTCTGTAAGCATCTCATTGTTAAATATAAAGCTTGGTTTATACCTCTTTcgattatttatttaacagtgcTACTGTGGTGTCTTTTGTTGTTCTCCAGGTGAATGCACAGATGCAGTACGTCGTAGAGCGATTCCAGCTGGGAGAAAACGAGAAGAAGGCCAGAGGCTTGTTGGTTCAACTCCTGCAGGAGGTTTTCGTGGAGTTTTTTCCAGGTGACCTTTTTTAAGCACACCTACGGAGAGTCAGCTCTGAAATCTTGTCTTTGACTTGTCTTTAATACTATATTTTGATTGTTTCCAGACAGCCAGATTCAGCCATTTGGGTCATCTGTCAACACTTTCGGCATCCACTCCTGCGACTTAGACCTGTTCCTGGACCTGGAAAACACCAAGGTGTTCCAAGCCCGTGCTAGATCTACCACAGAACAGGTCTGACATTTTATAAGCATTAATTTGTACCTTTTGAAGTGCTTTCTACTTAATTCATGGACAAAATATTAACTACTACATAGACATGCTGCTTTGTATTGAACAAATTTTGTCATCCTTCAGGCAGGGGAGGGCACATCAGACGATGGCCGCTCCGAGGACTCCATCCTGTCTGACATCGACCTGTCCATCGCCTCTCCGGCTGAGGTCCTGGACCTTGTAGCGACAATCCTCAGACGCTGTGTCCCCAGCGTGCACAAAGTCCAGGTGGTCAGCAGTGCTCGTCTCCCCGTAGTCAAGTTCCATCACCGTGAGCTCAACCTGCAGGGCGACATCACCATTAACAACAGGTCAGTCGATGAGTCTTACGATTTTCTAAGACTCAGAAATCTTTGGGATGTGGTGTACGAAGTTTCTATCTTGTACAGCGAGCTGAATTAcagtacatttttcttttctcctatCATGTATCCCTCACTAGACTTGCAGTAAGGAACACCCGCTTCCTCCAGCTGTGTTCAGGGATGGAGGACAGGCTGAGGCCTCTGGTGTACACCATCCGCTACTGGGCCAAGCAGAAGCAGCTGGCTGGTAAGATGACATTACTTGCACCATGGAGCATAGCATATAGCACTAATTCTGTtgtaattaaattttttttttttacagtcaagATTAATGCACTGTGGTTATCTGTGCAGGTAGGTTGTTGTTGCATTGTTTGGTCAGCAGATGTCAGTAGAACTCCACTTGCCCTTTATGATCTTGTTAGGATCTGTGTGGACACACTGATTTGCAAAGCCTTGTAGTGCCTTGTTATAGATGCTGTGGGACAAGTACAGCTCCTTGTGTGCAGGCTGTGTCCACTGATAAAGAATCACATCTTAATAAAGAGCGTTCTTCACTGAAGAGCGCACTAATTACCTTTACGCCTGGGGCATATCATCTTTGTTCCCTTTGATGAACTGTAGGCTCCATGCAGCTTTTAACAAGGCACTTGTGCAGAGTGATTAGCACAGCATGATGAGGTCAGATGAGTGTTAGGCTGCTGCAAACCAGATGTTTTGAAGCGATCGCATAGATCAGTGTTGCCAGGTACGAAAAACCAaataagaaaagtaaaaaaaaatgacagaagtaCATTTTCTTATTTCAAATTAAGCACACAGGTTTCAGATAAATCATTTTTGAGATGCAGTTAGATCATCCATGGCCGATCCAGGATCTGTTTGCTGGATTatactttttttacttttttactaaGGAAGAAGACGACCAAAGCCATGCCACACAAGCCTCTCCACACTATTACAGACCCGTTGATGTGTCATCTCTGGACTATAtcctatatatatattttttgcacaGCATTGCACTCATTATGGTTTCTTTCTTCACACTATCCCATTCACGTTATAATGTGTAGGTAATCCCAGTGGTGCCGGCCCCCTGCTCAACAACTACGCTCTGACACTGCTGATCATCTACTACCTGCAAAACTGTGATCCCCCCGTCCTCCGCACAGTGGACCAGCTCAAAGACATGGCCTGTAAGTGCTGCATTGCCTTTGCTGTCGCTCACTGAGCCTCATGCAAGAACATTTTGTATTCTCATCCTAAACTACTTTTACCTCTTTTCTGTGCTGTTTGCTCATACGAGTATACCCAAGTCAAATTCATGGAACTCTCTTAAAGGCATTATGAGTAGGATTTTCCGAAAAAACAATTTATAGACTCACACAAAAgcagggatgcacgataatgtCGGCAcgtcaacatgctttttcttaatttgcacgtTGACGGAATATtgcatacattgaaaagtattttatttcatgtctccatctgctggtagGCACGATAAGAACACACATGCATAATTTggtgttaattccactacaaaGGAGACTTGATGATtactaaaattaggtagggaaaaaataaaatatattgatgtcggtcaaatgagttgttacatatcagatatcagcaaaaaatccaatatcatgcatccttaaacaaaagtaatccctttctatcatcacttatgaccctcTAGAAGTGTGTGACAGTTTATTTATCTGCAAAGACCTTTCCCTctgcctttattttttattttgctgtgggGATGTTCCTGCGTGTGAAATCAGCCAAAATCAGCGTACAGGGTGTGAAGGCAGGGCTATGAAACATAGCGACCAGGAGCCAAACTTGAGCGCGCATCCAAGAGGAGCCGGAGAGAAAGGGCCAATTTTGAATGTTGTTTAGAAAATGCAACAGTGAAATCCTTGTCTTTCTGCCTTTAACTACTCAAACTTGCCGCCTGTTTCTCAGGAGGTGAGATTTTGTCATCAGTGGGGGTTTTTTCCACTGAGAAAGAGAATCAGACTTTCTGTTCATGACTTTATTAACACGTTGGGACAACTCATGAATTTAGTTCATACCCAAGACAGATTATGAGGAAATTATAGCagagattaaataaaaaaaatacctttttAACGCTTTTAGATCACATTCCCGCTCATATTGTGCACCCCTGTAACGATATATACCAAAATGAAAAACCAGTTTCTTTGTATTCTTATATCATAATCAAATCACGTTTTCATCCTGTAAAACAAACTATGGCATGTCTTTTGTAAATTTGTACCGACCAATTTGACATCCACCCATCAATCAATCTGCAACTCTCAGCCACACAGAGCTTAGATTAAGCTAGCTACAAACAGCATGCTACGTTGTAAGTTTTCAACGATCAAATCAAATTTTTCCCAACCACAGACTGTAGTATCAAAGTatcaaatacaaaatatgattAGTATAAAATGGCTTACAATGTGATATTCCACCCATAGAATCTTGCCTACGTATCCGCTTTCACTCANgagctacagatggtcagcgtttcacacaacttcatgtccaaaaacctgaactatccctttaatgcctCAGATGATGTTAAACCACTCGTATGTGCCACTTAAAACCAAATCTGTTTCTATCAGTGGTTCATGTATGAGGCAAAATGTGTCCTGATCCCTGCTTCTCTGCATTACTGTAAAATTAACAGTTGAAGCAGCCTTtatgaccaaaaatggggaaagaaaattattttaaattatttttgatgtgtaGTTGTGAAAATGGATGCAAGAAAAAGCATTTAAACTGCAATTTAGACAGCAAATTACTTAGTTTTTGTGTGTTCAGTTATGGGTACATTTGGGTGAGAATAGTCTGagattttatttggtttttatttccgtgttttaaatatttcacttttaaaCGCAATGATGTTTCCAGTCAGgttaaaaaggcttttatatTGTAGATGATTTAAATGGATCCATACAGTAAAAACAGTAGGTAACTTTGTCTGTTTTGCTGTCATTTAGATTTCAgtgctgtttgtttatgtgtttattaaCAGCTGTGTGTTAACCTTTAtgcaggtgaggaggaggagtgtgtgatTGAGGGCTGGAACTGCACCTTCCCTAGTCAGCCTATTGCTGTGCCCCCCAGCAGGAACACACAGGACCTCTGTAAGTTAGAGTCATTTTTG
The Epinephelus moara isolate mb chromosome 13, YSFRI_EMoa_1.0, whole genome shotgun sequence genome window above contains:
- the mki67 gene encoding proliferation marker protein Ki-67 isoform X5, which produces MPLHGKIVVVKRSGGDGTEFPLTATCLFGRKPDCDIRIQLPQVSKEHCRIDLNENKEIILTNLSSVNPTRVNGEVLQQSERLKHGDVITIIDRSFRFEYPPAPTPKKRSSTGGKTETLKVLQDQQVGDTVTSETGDKRISEVSTDPHLKDGTNHDNIQRSLEKTLEVEPKEEGKTASPFNDLYQMIKKSLDVKTPRKSSASLLQTPTSRFCTPKPASVRKNDEPVTCTEDKSTSQKNEAKVCPGADESKGAENTSSGTPKSVKKQRRSSQGPSTEMAAPEVEKAEKSEATSPQKRIRTPPQRYTACEVIEQVTAQSPKSPLRRRSKEAKPAVIQEQEAQAVTSPKTKRSPRNSGCSSAEVGKVKETSKKRKSGELAADLPTPQIKKKRVSFGGFLCPELFDKRLPPDSPLRKGASPRRSFCVSKPKQSLLRRASVIGSLQFDEEQPGSPKVQSPAKMRTPSPKKSSAKNASPKTPTPGKKSPKSRSPSPKATSPGQKSPKSKSPSPKATSPGPKSPKSRSPSPKAKSPGQKSPKSRSPSPKATSSAKKSPKPRTPSPKAASPAEKTPKSKSPSTARGRCPTVGGTPGVQTPRVQGRFSVSRISTPSPNAEDAVTDQVPSVTVTPKMPQRRKSISQETSSAAKVMRRRSGISRASLKAKNSWANIVKFGQPKVQVVAPAKKAVAKMTKKKTVPKPQTPARKIQGHFSTGHADSPVTIVVGRAHKQRVVHATGAAPRLVTNTALLKRNMKMDEDLTGISEMFKTPVNERKRRSVINEDNATKTPVGALGTSVVEPSVLNTPEEPGEMMVSPLSVASAVKDRKYNSEAVQRLLNDDQESSFVSDVPALEIHSDDSGEQQCTDMKTTSQTTPKQKPELPECLTGVKRIMKTPRQKAEPVEDLRGRLLKTPKQKPEQQECLTGVKRIMKTPRQKAEPIEDLRGKVLKTPKQKLEQQECLTGVKKMMETPKREAEPVEDIRVELLTTPKQEAEQQECLTGVKSILNTPQQQAESHEDLQEKPVETPKALEAADVSLDDEKELMETPDQVQESAPQTEATGQLETNEQVEDQTPLDCEEGAAKEEDAKEVVVDDHVEEVPSGHNNNESSDASEPLSEPAVDEISGEQPKVDTVDETLSEDKPEVDAVDESSPVEQPEVDAVDESSPVEQAEVDAVDESSPVEQAEVDAVDESSPVEQAEVDAVDESSPVEQPEVDAVDESSPVEQPEVDAVDENSPVEEPEVETAPGKVTEMDTTATDPDPKKKPVRGRRAKTVEPKAPEDAVVSAPVRGRRGKKAEATAPPAIETAPQAPVTESLPEEETCKVTETDAAIVENKSVRGRRAKLVESKPADDNQEAAEHSEEPVAPTPVKGRRGKKTEAAAGPPAVRQTTRGRNAKSQESNDVEVTEEKSASLPSKPTLKARRGRKASDDQVETVQEVAAETEMVPEPKSEQSPPVEVNIEANDSASPQEKAVKPKRGRKAKQPEEPVLEQQDLPITQSEDAPEMDTAKEANANEVCSDQLEVVPSASDENKLSDAMETVPQTPVTESLPEVETATCKVAEMDAAVVQKKTVRGRRAKLVESKSAEDKQEAAEHSEDPVVSAPVRGRRGKKTEAAAPAAVRQTGRGRNAKSQEIISEDKPEVDAVVESSPVEQPDVDAVDENSSEEQPKVETATVEVTEIDTTATDPDPKKKSVRGRRAKTVEPEAAEDKQEAEDAVVAAPVRGRRGKKAEATAPPAVRQTGRGRNAKSQESTSDDKPEMVPETAAETTPVTEISIEVVSDQSDPAPSVEEAVVKPVRGRKTKQTPVEPSQPEPEKTEAVSDEPVVIDAQSEKSIPTVAKPKRGRKTKPDTVEQNEVAEYTVVAVETKQQSEPPVKAKRGRNAKKEEVETTEFQEPAKKVRRTKKAEQDHVEPQEEVQTVENVVPEEAEATLVAEPVKVDEQATVAAKPRRGGRKAKQDTESETTVEPTEVPAVKRGRRGKQVAEEVAVTAVVPEEKPEHEVEAEEKKDAEPDSPVVKQSRGRGAKTSSKNEASQAIPAKRARRGAALPVEETNAEVSEPTSTSVEPAKRGRRAAAKPTADDATEESSSAVVEDTKTSKRSVKWNADVEVFDIPKATPVKAARGRKSKLDTESKNVSKDDDKTEEKDLSDKVIEAQPVKRARRGAKVADVTAEESTSKVKSVEAETQPKTRRGRPAKK